From the genome of Trichocoleus sp. FACHB-46, one region includes:
- a CDS encoding GNAT family N-acetyltransferase, translating into MSNVISVGRLFGEVEDREGADLPREQVIHLYSQCGWSSAKKPDALLYALSSSETVISAWHQNVLIGLGNAISDKALTVYYPHLLVLPSYQNIGIGREIMKRLQAPYTDFHQQILLAINHAAPFYEKLGFKHSQGIKAMWIYDESDTNAINEQEQNNQ; encoded by the coding sequence ATGAGCAACGTTATATCAGTAGGAAGGCTTTTCGGAGAAGTTGAAGATCGAGAAGGGGCGGACTTGCCCCGTGAACAAGTCATCCATCTTTACTCTCAATGTGGATGGTCATCAGCAAAGAAGCCAGATGCTTTGTTATACGCGCTTTCAAGCTCAGAAACGGTCATCTCAGCGTGGCATCAAAATGTTCTAATCGGACTTGGGAATGCGATTTCAGATAAAGCATTAACCGTTTATTACCCTCATTTGCTTGTATTGCCGTCGTATCAAAATATCGGTATAGGACGAGAGATCATGAAACGCCTTCAAGCTCCTTACACAGACTTTCATCAGCAGATTCTATTGGCAATCAATCATGCCGCTCCATTCTATGAAAAGCTTGGCTTTAAGCATTCACAAGGCATTAAAGCGATGTGGATCTATGATGAAAGTGACACTAACGCTATCAATGAACAGGAGCAAAATAATCAATGA